A section of the Corynebacterium auris genome encodes:
- the pcrA gene encoding DNA helicase PcrA, whose amino-acid sequence MNSDLVLGLNPQQEAAVTHSGGPLLIVAGAGSGKTAVLTRRIAHLLQDRGVAPWQILAITFTNKAAAEMRERVGQLVGPDAERMWVATFHSVCVRILRQQAQLVPGLNTNFTIYDSDDSRRLLGMIAKDFNLDLKKFSARTLANAISNLKNELVGPERAAADAARTRNPFETTVAEVYGEYQRRLRQSNALDFDDLIGEVVRIFAEHPQVTEYYRRRFRHVLVDEYQDTNHAQYALIHTLVGTGPDAPELAVVGDSDQSIYAFRGATIRNIEEFERDYPDATTVMLEQNYRSTQTILSAANAVIAQNEGRRPKRLWTDQGTGDKIVGYVADNEHDEARFIATEIDTLADSGVPYSDIAVMYRTNNASRALEDIFIRSGIPYKVVGGTRFYERREIRDIVAYLKVLSNPDDTVALRRIINVPKRAIGDKAQAMVALHAENRGISFGAALREEVPMLATRARNAIDRFLSLMDGLRAAQEDMRNEATGEPDLGELVSRILEETGYRAELEASNDPQDGARLDNLNELVSVAREFSSEAALQVAYMSQEEIDDALSEGEPMPGSLEAFLEKVSLVADADQVPDTEQGVVTLMTLHTAKGLEFPCVFVTGWEDGQFPHLRALGDPAELAEERRLAYVGITRAKRRLYLTRAALRASWGTPVTNPPSRFLAEVPDELVEWRRSGPEGEDAGSHDAWGTRRPRSRPAGAGTRARVNKNLQLAPGDRVNHAKYGLGTVQTVEGSGVRETVTVDFGSSGTVRLMLIGGVPMEKL is encoded by the coding sequence ATGAACTCAGATCTCGTTTTGGGCCTTAACCCGCAGCAAGAGGCCGCCGTGACGCACTCGGGCGGCCCCCTCCTTATCGTCGCCGGCGCGGGCTCCGGAAAGACGGCGGTGCTCACCCGGCGTATCGCTCACCTGCTGCAGGACCGGGGGGTGGCACCGTGGCAGATTCTGGCGATTACCTTCACCAACAAGGCCGCCGCGGAAATGCGCGAACGCGTGGGCCAGCTGGTCGGCCCGGACGCCGAGCGCATGTGGGTGGCCACCTTCCACTCCGTGTGCGTGCGCATCCTGCGCCAGCAGGCCCAGCTCGTGCCGGGGCTGAACACGAACTTCACCATCTACGACAGCGATGATTCGCGCCGCCTGCTCGGCATGATTGCCAAGGACTTCAACCTCGACTTAAAGAAGTTCTCCGCGCGCACGCTGGCCAACGCTATTTCCAACCTGAAAAACGAGCTGGTGGGGCCCGAGCGCGCGGCCGCGGACGCGGCGCGAACGCGCAACCCCTTTGAGACGACCGTCGCCGAGGTGTACGGGGAGTACCAGCGGCGGCTGCGCCAGTCCAATGCCCTCGATTTCGACGATCTCATCGGGGAGGTCGTGCGCATTTTCGCCGAGCACCCCCAGGTTACCGAGTACTACCGGCGCCGCTTCCGGCACGTGCTGGTGGACGAGTACCAGGACACCAACCACGCCCAGTACGCCCTGATCCACACCCTCGTGGGCACCGGCCCCGACGCCCCGGAGCTGGCAGTTGTGGGTGATTCAGACCAATCGATCTACGCTTTCCGCGGCGCGACGATCCGCAACATCGAGGAATTCGAACGCGACTACCCGGATGCCACGACCGTCATGCTGGAGCAGAACTACCGCTCCACGCAGACGATCCTCAGCGCGGCGAACGCCGTCATCGCGCAGAACGAGGGGCGGCGCCCCAAGAGGCTGTGGACGGACCAGGGCACAGGGGACAAGATCGTCGGCTACGTCGCGGACAACGAGCACGACGAGGCGCGCTTTATCGCCACCGAGATCGATACGCTCGCCGACTCCGGGGTGCCCTACTCCGACATCGCGGTGATGTACCGCACCAACAACGCCTCGCGGGCCCTGGAGGACATCTTCATCCGCTCGGGCATCCCATACAAGGTAGTGGGCGGGACGCGCTTCTACGAAAGGCGCGAGATCCGCGACATCGTGGCCTACCTCAAGGTGCTGTCTAACCCGGACGACACCGTCGCGCTGCGGCGCATCATCAACGTGCCCAAACGCGCCATCGGGGACAAAGCCCAGGCGATGGTGGCGCTGCACGCGGAGAACCGCGGCATCAGCTTCGGGGCCGCGTTGCGCGAGGAGGTGCCCATGCTCGCCACTAGGGCGCGCAACGCGATCGATCGTTTCCTTTCGCTGATGGACGGGCTGCGCGCCGCTCAGGAGGACATGCGCAACGAGGCCACAGGGGAGCCGGACCTGGGCGAGCTGGTCTCGCGCATCCTGGAGGAGACCGGCTACCGCGCGGAACTGGAGGCGTCCAACGACCCTCAGGACGGGGCGCGGCTGGACAACCTCAACGAGCTGGTGTCGGTGGCGCGCGAGTTCTCCTCCGAGGCGGCGCTGCAGGTGGCGTACATGAGCCAGGAGGAGATCGATGACGCCCTCTCCGAGGGCGAGCCCATGCCCGGTAGCCTCGAGGCCTTCCTGGAAAAGGTCTCGCTGGTAGCCGACGCCGACCAGGTCCCCGACACCGAGCAGGGGGTAGTCACGCTGATGACCCTCCACACGGCGAAGGGGCTGGAGTTTCCCTGCGTCTTTGTCACCGGCTGGGAGGACGGGCAGTTCCCGCACCTGCGCGCGCTGGGGGACCCGGCGGAGCTGGCGGAGGAACGCCGCCTGGCCTACGTGGGCATCACGCGAGCGAAAAGGCGCCTATACCTGACCCGCGCCGCGCTGCGCGCCTCCTGGGGGACCCCGGTGACGAACCCGCCCAGCCGCTTCCTCGCGGAGGTGCCGGATGAGCTCGTGGAGTGGCGGCGCAGCGGCCCAGAGGGGGAGGACGCCGGGAGCCATGACGCGTGGGGGACTCGCAGGCCCCGCAGCAGGCCAGCCGGGGCGGGCACCCGAGCCAGGGTGAATAAGAACCTCCAGCTCGCGCCTGGGGACAGGGTGAACCACGCAAAATACGGCCTCGGCACCGTGCAGACCGTGGAGGGGTCGGGGGTGCGCGAGACCGTGACCGTCGATTTCGGCTCGTCGGGGACCGTGCGGCTCATGCTCATCGGCGGGGTGCCGATGGAAAAGCTCTAG
- a CDS encoding M23 family metallopeptidase: MKRILLTTATALAVAFTTIAPAHALTINIGGEPVSSEQELVSALAKAAAKITVTGATLKAGDYEVVYDPRIIGERLGITLPEDPGNTVVQQRGATADGRTVILPASGRISSGFGPRWGAMHLGVDIANDFGTPIYAVMDGTVINAGPARGFGNWVVIEHDHGEVSVYGHMAEYSVAVGQRVAAGEQIATIASEGQSTGPHLHFEIKPDGVNQVDPQVWLLEQGIDTYSS, encoded by the coding sequence ATGAAGCGTATTCTCCTCACCACAGCAACGGCCCTAGCCGTCGCATTCACCACCATCGCGCCCGCGCACGCCCTCACTATCAATATCGGCGGGGAGCCGGTGTCCAGCGAGCAGGAGCTCGTCAGCGCGCTGGCCAAGGCCGCAGCCAAGATCACCGTCACCGGAGCGACGCTGAAGGCCGGAGACTACGAGGTGGTGTATGACCCCCGCATCATCGGCGAGCGGCTCGGGATCACCCTGCCCGAGGATCCCGGCAACACGGTCGTGCAGCAGCGTGGCGCGACCGCCGACGGGCGCACCGTCATCTTGCCCGCCTCGGGCCGCATCAGCTCCGGCTTCGGGCCGCGCTGGGGGGCGATGCACCTCGGCGTCGACATCGCCAACGACTTCGGCACCCCCATCTACGCCGTCATGGACGGCACCGTGATCAACGCTGGCCCGGCCCGCGGTTTCGGCAACTGGGTCGTCATCGAGCACGACCACGGCGAAGTCTCCGTCTACGGGCACATGGCCGAGTACAGCGTCGCGGTGGGTCAGCGCGTCGCCGCCGGGGAGCAGATTGCCACCATCGCCAGCGAGGGCCAGTCGACGGGGCCGCACCTGCACTTCGAGATCAAGCCCGACGGCGTCAACCAGGTTGACCCGCAGGTATGGCTGCTCGAGCAGGGCATCGACACCTACTCGTCCTAG
- a CDS encoding M23 family metallopeptidase: protein MITSTSQARKGGKHRKQSPNKGRVALVAVTTGAVSTAGVSGAAAAALSSDKNVESNVDFELASDSSSAVPDASAAAPQVLAIAEYKPVENLVEQLDKAVQHSDIVAKLDAAARLPLSIKPADGTFTSGFGVRWGAMHNGIDIANVIGTPIRAVASGTVIDAGPAQGFGNWIRIRHEDGAVSVYGHMSTLGVTVGQQVEAGQEIAGMGNEGFSTGSHLHFEIHPDGTTPIDPVPWLAERGITL from the coding sequence ATGATCACTTCGACTTCGCAGGCTCGCAAGGGCGGAAAGCACCGCAAGCAGTCCCCCAACAAGGGCCGTGTCGCGCTCGTCGCCGTTACGACGGGTGCTGTTTCCACCGCTGGCGTCTCCGGCGCCGCAGCAGCCGCCCTGAGCAGCGACAAGAACGTCGAATCTAACGTTGATTTTGAGCTTGCCTCGGATTCGAGCAGCGCGGTGCCCGATGCCTCCGCGGCCGCGCCTCAGGTCTTGGCCATCGCCGAGTACAAGCCGGTCGAGAACCTCGTCGAGCAGCTCGACAAGGCTGTGCAGCACTCCGATATCGTGGCCAAGCTCGACGCCGCCGCCCGCCTCCCGCTGAGCATCAAGCCCGCCGACGGAACCTTTACCTCCGGCTTCGGCGTGCGCTGGGGAGCCATGCACAACGGTATCGACATCGCCAATGTCATCGGCACCCCGATCCGCGCCGTCGCCTCCGGCACCGTGATCGACGCCGGGCCGGCCCAGGGCTTTGGCAACTGGATCCGCATCCGCCACGAGGACGGGGCCGTGTCCGTCTACGGCCACATGTCCACCCTCGGCGTCACCGTGGGCCAGCAGGTCGAGGCCGGCCAGGAGATCGCCGGCATGGGCAACGAGGGCTTCTCCACCGGCTCGCACCTGCACTTCGAGATCCACCCCGACGGCACCACCCCGATCGATCCGGTGCCGTGGCTCGCCGAACGCGGCATCACGCTCTAA
- a CDS encoding cell division protein PerM gives MSNKSSPRASSNRKERTRRKPVRASVPASTRRPEQPNAPTTLGRRLRQYLPSIVIPQLVIVLIVTVLCLAAIGGTGAPMAYLPGSIGSAWLAVHGAPLRYDGVTLGILPLLPVMGVIALLAARVRAAIRSRVSVADLFVLVSLTAATSLTLSAIALFMVGDASTVYPVELPPVAPALLTPLAVHGVAFAVGMGTVLWRALARRYKVPEFVVASAQSASRLLPVLLGAAGAAFLVCLAAGHERVGDLIEEFPVLSTGGAVAIGVLSLLYLPNAAAAALGVLMGGSFGYADAEASLFAVDNVAFPPLPLFGAIPGEAAAWAPALMLVPAAIVIYWAVSHVLRARASLLYVFATAAWLAAFCLVLTLLSGGAAGAYGWVGVNPGTFPLLAFAWVAVPGAIAWGVLRARQGGVDKQAEVEEPVGPEETGPEETPERDEPEVTEPEPEEAETEGTETEDEEEVKPEGGGSTKWVPPETQG, from the coding sequence ATGAGCAACAAGTCGAGCCCCCGAGCAAGCAGCAACCGGAAAGAACGCACGCGGCGGAAACCCGTCCGCGCCAGCGTTCCCGCCTCCACGCGCCGCCCGGAGCAGCCGAACGCGCCCACGACGCTGGGGCGCAGGCTGCGTCAGTATCTTCCTTCCATCGTGATCCCGCAGCTCGTGATCGTGCTTATTGTTACGGTCCTCTGCCTCGCTGCGATCGGGGGAACGGGCGCGCCGATGGCCTACCTACCCGGCTCCATCGGCTCCGCGTGGCTCGCGGTCCACGGGGCGCCGCTGCGTTACGACGGGGTGACTCTCGGCATCCTTCCCCTCTTGCCCGTTATGGGTGTGATCGCGCTTCTCGCGGCGCGGGTGCGCGCCGCGATTCGTTCACGGGTCAGTGTCGCGGACCTTTTTGTCCTGGTTTCTCTTACGGCCGCGACCTCCCTGACGCTGAGCGCTATCGCGCTGTTCATGGTCGGCGACGCCTCGACGGTCTACCCGGTCGAGCTGCCCCCCGTCGCGCCTGCGCTGCTGACGCCGCTTGCTGTTCACGGAGTGGCCTTCGCGGTGGGGATGGGAACAGTTCTGTGGCGGGCGCTCGCACGCCGCTACAAGGTGCCGGAGTTCGTCGTCGCCTCGGCGCAGTCCGCCTCGCGCTTATTGCCCGTCCTGCTCGGAGCGGCCGGGGCCGCGTTCTTGGTTTGCCTCGCGGCCGGGCACGAGCGCGTCGGCGATCTCATCGAGGAGTTCCCCGTCTTGTCCACCGGTGGGGCAGTGGCTATCGGCGTGCTGAGTCTTCTGTACCTGCCCAATGCCGCGGCGGCGGCGCTCGGGGTCCTCATGGGCGGCAGCTTCGGCTACGCGGACGCGGAGGCTTCGCTCTTTGCGGTCGACAACGTCGCCTTCCCGCCGCTGCCGCTTTTCGGGGCGATCCCAGGCGAGGCCGCCGCCTGGGCGCCCGCGCTCATGCTCGTTCCCGCGGCCATCGTCATCTACTGGGCCGTGTCGCACGTGCTGCGGGCGCGGGCTTCGCTTCTTTACGTCTTTGCCACGGCCGCGTGGCTGGCGGCCTTTTGCCTCGTGCTCACCCTCTTGTCCGGAGGCGCCGCCGGGGCCTACGGCTGGGTCGGGGTGAATCCGGGGACCTTCCCGTTGCTAGCCTTCGCGTGGGTGGCGGTGCCGGGAGCGATCGCGTGGGGTGTGCTCCGGGCGCGCCAGGGGGGCGTCGATAAGCAAGCTGAGGTGGAGGAGCCCGTGGGGCCGGAAGAAACTGGGCCGGAAGAAACGCCAGAGCGAGACGAACCTGAAGTAACAGAGCCTGAACCGGAGGAGGCGGAAACGGAGGGGACGGAAACGGAAGATGAAGAAGAGGTGAAACCGGAGGGCGGCGGCAGCACGAAGTGGGTGCCCCCTGAGACGCAGGGCTGA